A window from Carbonactinospora thermoautotrophica encodes these proteins:
- a CDS encoding IucA/IucC family protein, with protein sequence MSLDTSTDTSAYPSTARLALLPGLTADAWRLAGQALLAKMIGELAYEEMLTPEPAGAPGETAAGTSEDTAAEYRLALPGGVVYAFRARRGSFGAWRIDPATLVRRCASTPDGTAAPADDPVRFVLDARAALGLDGVVVADLLRELIATQAADTRLRQEAPDAATLADLPYVELESHQTGHPCMFLNKGRLGFSASDAARYTPEARRPLRLWWLAAHRDLAGYQGVAGLPADRLLAEELDAGTRARFAAVLAERGVDPAGYVWFPVHPFHLDEAVLPLFAPYLADGRLVPLGEAPDRYRPLQSVRTLANVDAPGKRDVKLPLLIRNTLVWRGLSTEPTAAAPDVTAWLRGIRDRDPFLRDEARIVLLGEVASVAVRHPAYEEVADAPYRYHELLGAVWREPVQAHLEPGERARTMAALLWVDPHGRALVEELVARSGLDARAWLRRFFRALLPGLLHYLYRYGVAFCPHGENTVVIYDERDVPVRIAVKDFAEDVNLVPQPLPEYADLPPRADAVLLRWPPADLCHSIQSAIFAGHFRFFTDVVERHLGVPEGEFWAMVRAEVLAYQERFPELAERFAMFDLLAPTFGRVCLNREQLLGGGFHDRADRDESFDVMHGVVPNPLHR encoded by the coding sequence TTGTCCCTTGACACCAGCACCGACACCAGCGCCTACCCCAGCACCGCCCGCCTCGCCCTGCTGCCCGGCCTGACCGCCGACGCCTGGCGCCTGGCCGGGCAGGCCCTGCTCGCCAAGATGATCGGCGAGCTGGCGTACGAGGAGATGCTCACCCCCGAGCCGGCCGGCGCCCCGGGCGAGACCGCGGCCGGCACCTCGGAGGACACAGCGGCCGAGTACCGGCTGGCGCTGCCCGGCGGCGTGGTGTACGCCTTCCGGGCCCGCCGCGGCTCGTTCGGCGCCTGGCGGATCGACCCGGCCACGCTGGTGCGCCGGTGCGCGAGTACCCCGGACGGCACAGCCGCCCCGGCCGACGACCCGGTGCGGTTCGTGCTCGACGCGCGGGCCGCGCTCGGCCTGGACGGGGTCGTGGTCGCCGACCTGCTGCGCGAGCTGATCGCCACCCAGGCCGCCGACACCCGGCTGCGCCAGGAGGCCCCGGACGCGGCCACCCTGGCCGACCTGCCGTACGTGGAGCTGGAGAGCCACCAGACCGGCCACCCGTGCATGTTCCTCAACAAGGGCCGGCTCGGCTTCTCCGCCTCCGACGCCGCCCGGTACACCCCGGAAGCCCGCCGCCCGCTGCGCCTGTGGTGGCTCGCCGCCCACCGGGACCTGGCCGGCTACCAGGGCGTGGCCGGGCTGCCGGCGGACCGGCTGCTGGCAGAAGAGCTGGACGCGGGGACCCGTGCCCGGTTCGCGGCGGTGCTGGCGGAGCGCGGCGTGGACCCGGCCGGGTACGTGTGGTTCCCGGTCCACCCGTTCCACCTCGACGAAGCGGTCCTGCCGCTGTTCGCCCCCTATCTCGCCGACGGGCGCCTGGTGCCGCTGGGGGAGGCCCCCGACCGGTACCGGCCGCTGCAGTCGGTCCGCACCCTCGCCAACGTGGACGCGCCGGGCAAGCGCGACGTCAAGCTGCCCCTGCTGATCCGCAACACGCTGGTGTGGCGGGGGCTGTCCACCGAGCCGACCGCGGCCGCCCCGGACGTCACCGCCTGGCTGCGGGGCATCCGTGACCGCGACCCGTTCCTCCGCGACGAGGCCCGCATCGTGCTGCTCGGCGAGGTCGCCTCGGTCGCGGTGCGCCACCCGGCGTACGAGGAGGTGGCCGACGCCCCGTACCGGTACCACGAACTGCTCGGCGCGGTGTGGCGCGAGCCGGTCCAGGCGCACCTGGAGCCCGGCGAGCGGGCCCGCACCATGGCCGCGCTGCTCTGGGTGGACCCGCACGGGCGGGCGCTGGTCGAGGAGCTGGTCGCCCGCTCCGGCCTGGACGCCCGCGCCTGGCTGCGCCGCTTCTTCCGCGCGCTGCTGCCGGGGCTGTTGCACTACCTGTACCGCTACGGGGTGGCGTTCTGCCCGCACGGGGAGAACACCGTCGTCATCTACGACGAGCGCGACGTGCCGGTGCGGATCGCGGTCAAGGACTTCGCCGAGGACGTCAACCTGGTGCCGCAGCCGCTGCCGGAGTACGCCGACCTGCCGCCCCGCGCCGACGCCGTCCTGCTGCGCTGGCCCCCGGCGGACCTGTGCCACTCCATCCAGAGCGCGATCTTCGCCGGGCACTTCCGGTTCTTCACCGACGTGGTGGAGCGCCACCTCGGCGTGCCCGAGGGAGAGTTCTGGGCGATGGTCCGCGCCGAGGTGCTCGCCTACCAGGAGCGCTTCCCCGAGCTGGCCGAGCGGTTCGCGATGTTCGACCTGCTCGCGCCCACCTTCGGGCGGGTGTGCCTGAACCGCGAACAGCTGCTCGGCGGGGGCTTCCACGACCGGGCCGACCGGGACGAGTCCTTCGACGTGATGCACGGCGTGGTGCCCAACCCGCTGCACCGCTGA
- a CDS encoding lysine N(6)-hydroxylase/L-ornithine N(5)-oxygenase family protein, with product MTEPSTPRPAASPYDLVGIGIGPFNLALAALAEPVDGLRSLFLEARPCFSWHPGLLMEGTTLQVPFLADLVTMVDPTSRWSFLNYLRVHGRMFPFFFAERFHVPRREYDHYCRWVAESLPSCRFGARVTGLGWDDAAQAFTVEYADAATGARQRVLARNVVLGVGTEPVVPEPLAGLVGEHVFHSAAYLDRRASLAGARDVTVVGFGQSGAEVFLDLLRAQEAEGWRLRWLARTPAFAPMEYSKLGLEHFTPDYIRYFRGLPEDVRERLIPRQWQLYKGISEQTIADIYDLLYERSVGGARPDVTLMPNVAVTGARRAGDRYELDCRHVEQGRDFTVVTDRVVLATGYAPRRPAFLEPLAPLVDWDAKGRYRVDGQYRVALDPRVTGGLYVQNAEMHTHGVGAPDLTLGAWRAATILNAIAGREIQPVPSAVAFTTFGVPEAAPAPEKTAAAEPIPAAPR from the coding sequence GTGACCGAGCCCAGCACCCCCCGCCCCGCCGCCTCGCCGTACGACCTGGTCGGCATCGGCATCGGGCCGTTCAACCTGGCGCTGGCCGCCCTGGCCGAACCGGTTGACGGGCTGCGGTCCCTCTTCCTGGAGGCGCGGCCCTGCTTCTCCTGGCATCCGGGGCTGCTCATGGAGGGCACCACCCTGCAGGTGCCGTTCCTGGCCGACCTGGTCACCATGGTCGACCCGACCAGCCGTTGGTCGTTCCTCAACTACCTGCGCGTCCACGGCCGGATGTTCCCGTTCTTCTTCGCCGAGCGGTTCCACGTCCCGCGCCGCGAGTACGACCACTACTGTCGCTGGGTCGCCGAGTCGCTGCCGTCCTGCCGGTTCGGTGCCCGGGTGACCGGGCTGGGCTGGGACGACGCCGCGCAGGCGTTCACCGTGGAGTACGCGGACGCCGCGACCGGGGCGCGGCAGCGGGTGCTCGCCCGCAACGTCGTGCTCGGGGTCGGCACCGAGCCGGTGGTGCCCGAGCCGCTGGCCGGCCTGGTCGGCGAGCACGTCTTCCACTCCGCGGCCTACCTGGACCGGCGCGCCTCCCTCGCCGGTGCGCGCGACGTCACCGTGGTCGGGTTCGGGCAGTCCGGCGCCGAGGTGTTCCTCGACCTGCTGCGCGCGCAAGAAGCGGAGGGCTGGCGGCTGCGCTGGCTCGCCCGCACCCCCGCCTTCGCGCCGATGGAGTACTCCAAGCTCGGCCTGGAACACTTCACCCCCGACTACATCCGCTACTTCCGCGGCCTGCCCGAGGACGTGCGCGAGCGGCTGATCCCCCGGCAGTGGCAGCTGTACAAGGGCATCAGCGAGCAGACCATCGCCGACATCTACGACCTGCTGTACGAGCGCAGCGTCGGCGGCGCCCGCCCGGACGTGACCCTGATGCCGAACGTCGCCGTCACCGGGGCGCGCCGCGCCGGGGACCGGTACGAGCTGGACTGCCGGCACGTTGAGCAGGGGCGCGACTTCACCGTGGTCACCGACCGGGTGGTGCTCGCCACCGGGTACGCCCCGCGCCGCCCGGCCTTCCTCGAGCCGCTCGCGCCGCTGGTCGACTGGGACGCCAAGGGCCGCTACCGGGTGGACGGGCAGTACCGGGTCGCGCTCGATCCCCGGGTGACCGGCGGGCTGTACGTGCAGAACGCCGAGATGCACACCCACGGTGTTGGCGCCCCCGACCTCACCCTGGGCGCGTGGCGGGCCGCCACGATCCTCAACGCGATCGCCGGCCGGGAGATCCAGCCGGTGCCCTCCGCCGTCGCCTTCACCACCTTCGGCGTGCCCGAGGCGGCGCCCGCGCCTGAGAAGACGGCGGCTGCGGAGCCGATACCGGCGGCGCCACGGTGA
- a CDS encoding glutamine synthetase family protein: MPLTLDQLRAAAAAGEIEDVVVALPDLQGRLQGSRLSVDYFLDHVAEAGFGACVYLLAVDVDMNTGPGYGIDPWAAGFGDFILRPDLATLRRVPWLDRTALVIADAHWPDGSPVAAAPRQVLRAQLDRLAARGLTALAGTELEFLVFRESYQEAWDRGYRDLRPATRYNVDYSLQGLGELEPVVRRIKRAMAAAGMAVETARGECHPGQYEIVFRYADALLTCDNHVLYKTGAKQIAAEEGVALTFMAKYDEGEGNSCHVHLSLRSADGAPVFAGHGTGERAGMSRLMEHFVAGQLACLADFTLLYAPNVNSYKRLRPGSFAPVNVAWGRDNRTCPIRVVGSGESLRIEHRVPGGDANPYLAVAAILAAGLYGIEQELELEPAREGNAFQASAPRLPATLRDAVERWEASALARKAFGEEVVDHYARAARAELAAFEAAVTDWERVRGFERL, translated from the coding sequence ATGCCCCTCACCCTTGACCAGCTACGCGCCGCCGCGGCGGCCGGCGAGATCGAGGACGTCGTCGTCGCCCTGCCCGACCTGCAGGGCCGGCTCCAGGGCAGCCGGCTGTCGGTGGACTACTTTCTTGACCACGTGGCCGAGGCCGGGTTCGGCGCCTGCGTGTACCTGCTGGCCGTGGACGTGGACATGAACACCGGCCCCGGCTACGGCATCGACCCGTGGGCCGCCGGGTTCGGCGACTTCATCCTGCGTCCGGACCTGGCCACCCTGCGCCGCGTCCCGTGGCTGGACCGCACCGCCCTGGTCATCGCCGACGCCCACTGGCCGGACGGGTCCCCGGTGGCGGCCGCGCCCCGGCAGGTGCTGCGCGCCCAGCTCGACCGGCTCGCCGCGCGCGGGTTGACCGCGCTGGCCGGCACCGAGCTGGAGTTCCTGGTGTTCCGCGAGAGCTACCAGGAGGCCTGGGACCGCGGCTACCGGGACCTGCGGCCCGCCACCCGGTACAACGTCGACTACTCGTTGCAGGGCCTGGGTGAGCTCGAGCCGGTGGTGCGGCGCATCAAGCGGGCCATGGCGGCCGCCGGCATGGCGGTGGAGACCGCGCGCGGGGAATGCCACCCCGGCCAGTACGAGATCGTGTTCCGGTACGCCGACGCGCTGCTCACCTGCGACAACCACGTCCTGTACAAGACCGGCGCCAAGCAGATCGCGGCCGAGGAGGGGGTTGCCCTCACGTTCATGGCCAAGTACGACGAGGGCGAGGGCAACTCCTGCCACGTCCACCTCAGCCTGCGCTCGGCCGACGGCGCGCCGGTCTTCGCCGGCCACGGCACCGGGGAGCGGGCCGGCATGTCCCGGCTCATGGAGCACTTCGTCGCCGGGCAGCTCGCCTGCCTGGCCGACTTCACGCTGCTGTACGCCCCGAACGTGAACTCCTACAAGCGCCTGCGGCCCGGCTCGTTCGCGCCCGTCAACGTCGCGTGGGGGCGGGACAACCGCACCTGCCCGATCCGGGTGGTCGGATCGGGGGAGAGCCTGCGGATCGAGCACCGGGTGCCGGGCGGGGACGCCAACCCCTACCTGGCCGTCGCCGCGATCCTCGCCGCCGGGCTGTACGGCATCGAGCAGGAGCTGGAGCTGGAGCCTGCCCGCGAGGGCAACGCCTTCCAGGCGTCCGCGCCGCGACTGCCCGCCACGCTGCGAGACGCGGTGGAGCGCTGGGAGGCGAGCGCGCTGGCCCGCAAGGCCTTCGGTGAGGAGGTGGTCGACCACTACGCGCGCGCCGCCCGGGCCGAGCTGGCCGCGTTCGAGGCCGCCGTCACCGACTGGGAACGCGTCCGCGGCTTCGAGCGACTCTGA
- a CDS encoding IucA/IucC family protein, which translates to MSRLSPLAPGEPDPLAPGEPDPLDHPDPARVADAAAVEGLLRCYVREAGVPVPSAGPLLLELPATGLRLEVPVRYRSVTGWHRFGPARLASGAPADAALVAAALAREACTRLGLDPHAGTGAVARVLDSARRVAAHVAARRARPDDPPGVSPFLAGEQALLLGHPFHPTPKSREEASDAELAEYSPELRGAFPLHWFAAHRSVVAGDSAGPPVADLARELAGAGLRPPPDTVPVPAHPWQAREVRRRPGVRALLEAGLLHDLGPAGPAWHPTSSVRTVYRADAPYMLKLSLGLRITNSRRNNLRSELDLGVRVARLLAAGLADRLAAAHPAFRIVRDLAWISVDAPGEAPESGLETAIRENPFGPGERVVCVSGLVAERPGLGPSRLGETVRALAARSGRGLDEVSAEWFDRYLRVVAIPLLWLYAEHGLALEAHQQNTLVTLDVDGWPTGGWYRDSQGYYVAASKVGRVRALLPGFDEGVPVVFDDALVDERVGYYVGVNNLLGLIGAFGAQGLADETALLARLRHALAAAARAYDPTPRVVELLLDAPTLRCKANHLTCVDGRDELVGSVETQSVYVEIPNPLAEVRP; encoded by the coding sequence CGGGCCGCTGCTGCTGGAGTTGCCGGCCACCGGGCTGCGCCTGGAGGTGCCGGTGCGCTACCGGTCGGTGACCGGCTGGCACCGGTTCGGCCCGGCCCGGCTCGCGAGCGGCGCCCCGGCCGACGCCGCGCTGGTCGCCGCTGCCCTCGCCCGGGAGGCGTGCACCCGCCTCGGGTTGGACCCGCACGCCGGGACGGGCGCGGTCGCCCGGGTCCTCGACTCCGCCCGGCGCGTCGCCGCGCACGTGGCCGCGCGCCGCGCCCGCCCGGACGACCCGCCCGGGGTGTCCCCGTTCCTCGCCGGGGAGCAGGCGCTGCTGCTCGGCCACCCGTTCCACCCCACGCCGAAGAGCCGGGAGGAGGCCAGCGACGCCGAGCTGGCCGAGTACTCCCCGGAGCTGCGCGGGGCGTTCCCGTTGCACTGGTTCGCCGCCCACCGCTCGGTGGTCGCCGGTGACAGCGCCGGCCCGCCCGTCGCGGACCTGGCCCGGGAGCTGGCCGGCGCGGGGCTGCGCCCGCCGCCGGACACCGTGCCGGTGCCCGCCCACCCGTGGCAGGCCCGCGAGGTGCGCCGCCGCCCCGGGGTCCGCGCGCTGCTGGAGGCCGGGCTGCTGCACGACCTCGGCCCCGCCGGCCCGGCCTGGCATCCCACCTCGTCGGTGCGGACCGTCTACCGCGCGGACGCCCCCTACATGCTCAAGCTCTCCCTCGGCCTGCGCATCACCAACTCCCGGCGCAACAACCTGCGCTCCGAACTGGACCTGGGGGTGCGGGTGGCGCGGCTGCTCGCCGCCGGGCTGGCCGACCGGCTGGCCGCGGCGCACCCGGCGTTCCGCATCGTGCGCGACCTGGCCTGGATCTCGGTGGACGCCCCCGGCGAGGCGCCCGAGAGCGGCCTGGAGACCGCGATCCGGGAGAACCCTTTCGGCCCGGGCGAGCGGGTCGTGTGCGTCTCCGGCCTGGTCGCCGAGCGTCCCGGCCTGGGCCCGTCCCGGCTGGGCGAGACCGTCCGGGCGCTGGCCGCCCGCTCCGGGCGCGGCCTGGACGAGGTGAGCGCCGAATGGTTCGACCGCTACCTGCGGGTGGTGGCGATCCCGTTGCTGTGGCTGTACGCCGAGCACGGGCTCGCGCTGGAGGCGCACCAGCAGAACACCCTGGTCACCCTGGACGTCGACGGCTGGCCGACCGGCGGCTGGTACCGGGATAGCCAGGGGTACTACGTGGCCGCGTCCAAGGTGGGGCGCGTGCGCGCCCTGCTGCCCGGCTTCGACGAGGGCGTGCCGGTGGTGTTCGACGACGCGCTGGTGGACGAGCGGGTCGGCTACTACGTCGGCGTCAACAACCTGCTCGGGCTCATCGGCGCGTTCGGCGCCCAGGGGCTGGCCGACGAGACCGCGCTGCTGGCCCGGCTGCGCCACGCCCTGGCCGCGGCGGCCCGCGCCTACGACCCGACCCCGCGCGTGGTGGAGCTGCTGCTCGACGCGCCCACCCTGCGCTGCAAGGCCAACCACCTGACCTGCGTCGACGGGCGGGACGAGCTCGTCGGCAGCGTGGAGACCCAGTCCGTGTACGTGGAGATCCCCAACCCTCTCGCGGAGGTACGCCCGTGA
- the rocD gene encoding ornithine--oxo-acid transaminase, with translation MSVTAENATRQVIALAEESSTHNYHPLPVAIAHAEGAWVTDVDGRRYLDCLAGYSALNFGHRHPDLIAAARAQLDRVTLTSRAFHHDQFGPFCRELADLAGKDLVLPMNTGAEAVETGIKVARKWGYQVKGVPDGQATIIVAENNFHGRTTTIISFSTDPVARDGFGPYTPGFKIVPYGDAEAIERAIDDTTVAVLLEPIQGEAGVIVPPPGYLAAVRKLCTERNVLFLADEIQSGLGRTGATFACDHEDVEPDLYLLGKALGGGVVPVSAVVGDRDVLGVLKPGEHGSTFGGNPLACAVGRAVVRLLATGEYQARARELGEHLHERLAALVGDGVVEVRGRGLWAGIDIDPALATGREICERLAARGVLAKDTHGSTIRLAPPLVVDKDELDWAVDQLVAVLREVARERA, from the coding sequence ATGAGCGTCACCGCCGAGAACGCCACTCGCCAGGTCATCGCACTCGCCGAGGAGAGCAGCACGCACAACTACCACCCGCTCCCGGTCGCGATCGCGCACGCCGAGGGCGCCTGGGTGACCGACGTGGACGGCCGGCGGTACCTGGACTGCCTCGCCGGATACTCCGCGCTCAACTTCGGCCACCGCCACCCGGACCTCATCGCCGCCGCCCGCGCGCAACTGGACCGGGTCACGCTCACCAGCCGGGCCTTCCACCACGATCAGTTCGGCCCGTTCTGCCGCGAGCTCGCCGACCTGGCCGGCAAGGACCTGGTGCTGCCCATGAACACCGGCGCGGAGGCCGTGGAGACCGGCATCAAGGTGGCGCGCAAGTGGGGGTACCAGGTCAAGGGCGTGCCGGACGGGCAGGCCACGATCATCGTCGCGGAGAACAACTTCCACGGCCGCACCACGACCATCATCAGCTTCTCCACCGACCCGGTGGCCCGCGACGGCTTCGGCCCCTACACCCCCGGCTTCAAGATCGTCCCGTACGGCGACGCCGAGGCGATCGAGCGGGCGATCGACGACACGACCGTGGCCGTGCTGCTGGAGCCGATCCAGGGCGAGGCCGGCGTGATCGTGCCCCCGCCCGGCTACCTCGCCGCGGTCCGTAAGCTCTGCACGGAGCGGAACGTGCTGTTCCTCGCCGACGAGATCCAGTCCGGCCTGGGCCGCACCGGCGCCACCTTCGCCTGCGACCACGAGGACGTCGAGCCGGACCTGTACCTGCTCGGCAAGGCGCTCGGCGGCGGCGTGGTGCCCGTCTCGGCCGTCGTCGGCGACCGGGACGTGCTCGGCGTGTTGAAGCCGGGCGAGCACGGCAGCACCTTCGGGGGTAACCCGCTGGCCTGCGCCGTCGGCCGGGCGGTGGTGCGGCTGCTGGCCACCGGCGAGTACCAGGCGCGCGCCCGCGAGCTGGGCGAGCACCTGCACGAACGGCTCGCCGCGCTGGTCGGCGACGGCGTGGTCGAGGTACGCGGCCGGGGGCTGTGGGCCGGCATCGACATCGACCCGGCGCTGGCCACCGGCCGCGAGATCTGCGAGCGGCTCGCCGCCCGGGGCGTGCTCGCCAAGGACACCCACGGCTCCACGATCCGGCTCGCCCCGCCCCTGGTCGTGGACAAGGACGAGCTGGACTGGGCCGTGGACCAGTTGGTGGCGGTGCTGCGCGAGGTGGCCCGCGAGCGGGCGTGA
- a CDS encoding Lrp/AsnC family transcriptional regulator, with translation MRLDALDQRIIAELMRDARASYADIGAQVGLSAPAVKRRVDRLRAAGVIKGFTALVEPSALGWTTEAYVELYCTKTSPAEILACVAKHPEVVSACTVTGEADALVHVLASDVQHLERVVERIAAEPCVVRTKSVIVLSRLLSRAATAPGEPAVAAAPMAAAR, from the coding sequence TTGCGTCTCGACGCCCTGGACCAGCGGATCATCGCGGAGCTGATGCGGGACGCGCGCGCCAGCTACGCCGACATCGGCGCCCAGGTGGGCCTTTCCGCGCCCGCCGTGAAACGCCGCGTGGACCGGCTGCGCGCCGCAGGGGTGATCAAGGGGTTCACCGCGCTCGTCGAACCCTCGGCGCTCGGCTGGACCACTGAGGCGTACGTGGAGCTGTACTGCACGAAGACCTCGCCCGCCGAGATCCTCGCCTGCGTGGCCAAGCATCCGGAAGTGGTCTCCGCGTGCACCGTGACCGGGGAGGCGGACGCACTGGTGCACGTCCTCGCCTCCGACGTCCAGCACCTGGAGCGGGTCGTGGAACGCATCGCCGCTGAACCCTGCGTGGTCCGCACGAAGAGCGTGATCGTGCTGTCGCGCCTGCTCAGCCGAGCCGCGACCGCCCCCGGCGAGCCCGCCGTGGCCGCCGCGCCGATGGCTGCCGCGCGGTAG
- a CDS encoding pirin family protein, which yields MSQVEIRKADERFRTRTDWLDSRHSFSFGPHYDPRNTHFGLLLVSNDDVVRPGAGFPPHDHQDMEIVTWVLSGALAHEDSAGNAGVIRPGLVQRMTAGAGIRHSEMNASDTEPVRFVQMWVVPDQTGLTPSYEQADVSARLDSDYLVPVASGRPEHRPAVRIHQRDATLYVARLPVGHDVTLPAAPFVHLYVAEGGVYLEASGPLDAGDAARITGSEGHRVTATEPAEILVWEMYSTLRSA from the coding sequence ATGAGCCAGGTCGAGATCCGTAAGGCGGACGAGCGGTTCCGCACCCGTACCGACTGGCTGGACTCGCGGCACTCGTTCTCGTTCGGGCCGCACTACGATCCGCGCAACACCCACTTCGGGCTGCTGCTGGTCTCGAACGACGACGTGGTGCGGCCCGGCGCCGGATTCCCGCCGCACGACCACCAGGACATGGAGATCGTCACCTGGGTGCTGTCCGGCGCGCTCGCGCACGAGGATTCGGCCGGCAACGCCGGGGTCATCCGGCCGGGTCTGGTGCAGCGGATGACCGCCGGCGCCGGCATCCGGCACTCGGAGATGAACGCCTCGGACACCGAGCCGGTGCGCTTCGTGCAGATGTGGGTGGTGCCGGACCAGACCGGGCTCACTCCCTCCTACGAGCAGGCGGACGTCTCCGCGCGGCTCGACTCCGACTACCTGGTCCCGGTCGCCTCCGGGCGGCCCGAGCACCGACCGGCCGTCCGGATTCACCAGCGCGACGCCACGCTATACGTGGCGCGGCTCCCCGTCGGCCACGACGTGACCCTGCCGGCCGCGCCGTTCGTGCACCTGTACGTCGCCGAGGGCGGCGTCTACCTGGAGGCGTCCGGCCCGCTCGACGCCGGCGACGCGGCCCGGATCACCGGCTCGGAAGGCCACCGGGTGACCGCCACCGAGCCCGCCGAGATCCTGGTGTGGGAGATGTACAGCACGCTGCGGAGCGCGTAG